The DNA segment ATATTTTACACTTCAAATTGAAGAGTTGtattttacaatattattaGCAAGTTTATGCCTTTGAGAAATGAGTATTTAATTGAAAGTGACAAAAAATTATTCCTACGTTAAAAAAACATCCCCTAGGTTTATGAACTTTAGATTTGACCTTATTTGATAAACcacttttatcaatttttgttcATTGAAGTCACatctaaaatatttaagaaagtgaaatttactttttatttgaaaattatattatcttttcaaaaaaataattttaagaaagcATTTCCCAGGAGTAATTTATATTTTGTCTTCCAAAGAAAAATGACTATAAAGTCACcgtaatatatttttaagttagtTATACTTTAatttagatggtgtttgttttttgactgaataaaaaaatcaaaatatttgatttttttctattaaactaAAAGTaatctattaatattaattaatataattaaaagtgaaattgttattaatacgTTCAGTTTAGTTATAGTGgttgatattaataaattatttttatctgaatagaaaaaacccaTATCCAAAGAACAAACACTACTTTagtctctcatttttttttttaaacaatgttACCTTGAAATTATGcctaaatattaaatatgtaattttgttaaaaaaggaaaaaaaaaaaaccatatgaGAAGCACATATATATTGTTATTGGTTTTATATGGTATGTTTGAATAAACTTAATCTATCCATATGTTCATTAGGTGTATACACAATTGAGTCCAATTTTGAGTATTAAAATTGGACTAAACCAAACTAATTGATTTTCATCTAGTAAGAACTAAGCAAACTAGAATTAGGAAACCTGGTGGTCCAATAATCACAATAACTTGTCTAAATTGGTGTACTTCACTTTGATTTGGTacaatttgatttaatattaagaactatttttttttatattaatttgggTGAAAACCCAAAAGCTTACAATTCAATATCATGGGTTAAAGAACTTAAATAATACTATTATAAGAAGTTGTCTTAAGAACTATTCAAATCATATCAGTAGATTCATTACAACTCATACCAGTGCAACTTCATCGCATGAAGAGCTATTGTTATAACCTATGCCAACAGTACTAAACAACACAATCATATGTGTACTAAAAAAACTATATAGGTGTAGATTTGAGTCGGACCAAATATAAAAGATTTTCACTAAATTAAGAATATGATTAATAATCATGGTATGtgaaatgtttatatatttgAACACTTATGCATTCATGAGTTCATCTATTAAAGGTTGATGTTCTTTTTCTATAAGAAAGCTAAATTAAGAGATGGATGAGAAAACATAAATGAATTTTGTAatctataaaagaaaaggaaaaatggaattgCCTCACTCTTATTGGTTTTTCCTTTGCCTACGGATGCAGAATCATGGATAAAAGTCAAGAATTGATCAGAAAGAAAGATATTGTGTGTCTTATTTTGTCATATCCTCCTTTGAACTCAGTGATCAAAGAGAGACACAAAATCTGGATTTGGGCTGTCTTATTGATTactcataaaataaaagagttgaCAACAATGTCTTCCATGAAGCACAAAATAAATCTTCAACGGGTGTTTTTCAGAATCACTAAGCTGCTCGATCATTCAATACATGATATTGAAGCTTATATTCCGCCTGGTATGATTGAGAAGATGCAAAAGGAGACTCTGGAGAGTCGAACACTTGAAAAAGAAGTGTGTAATCTTGCTATTAATTTTGCTACTCGCCAAATTTTAGAATATATCGAAATTCCTGAGTTTCAGAGGATTGGGATTTCAGGAGTAAATGATACAAGGCTTGTGTCAAGATTGAGGAGTCTTcaatggatgaaaaaaaagTTTAGCATTATTATTCTTGTCAATGCCTTGCATTGTAGGACCGTTGCAGATATTGAAGATAGCATCGTAAGTGAATCGGGTCTCTCAACATCAAGCACACAACAAGAAGTAGATAAATTATTGAGAAATGAAAACTTCTTAATCATTCTAAGTAACGCTGAATTTTGTATAGGACTGGATCAAGTGGGGGCCAGGTGGTGGAACTTGAGTAAGATTCAGAAGATAGTTTCTACATATAGACTTCACAGTGTAAATGACAAACGATTGGATTTGGAGATCAGGTTGAAGGATCATCTACTATCATTGGAATTGTTTCATAGGAATGTCGAAGAAGTCCATATTTCGAGTATTGGTATTCGACAACACATTGTCCAGGTGTTGAAACATTGTTGTGGCCATTTACTGGCTATTGTTCTAATGGCAAGAGCCTTGAAAGGTGTTAAAAATGTTGGCATCTGGGAATATTCATCTCATGCATTGCAGTTGCTACCGATGTCGCGAAGAGAAGATAGAATTTTGTTTAATGCATTAGCATTCATTTGGGGGCGTTTAGGTTAATGTGTAAAATACTGTGCATTTTATTTGGAGAGGAAAGGAGCAAAGAAAGTTGATTTGATTGAGAGGTGGATCAAAGGTGGCTTAATTGGAACACTTGATGAAGGAGATGAGATTAGTCGAAATCTTGTCAATGCCTTGTTATTGGATAGTTTTCAGAATGATAATTCAGTGCGAATGCGGGATGAAATTCGGAAGCAGTTGATAAAATTGTTTAGAATTGAAATGAACCCAATGCTTCTTGAACTAGGTGGCAGGGGACTAAGGGAAGCACCAAAAGATGAGGCATGGAAGGAAGTTGATCGTATTCTcttgatgaataataaaatatctaagcTTCCGAAGAATCCATGTTACCCTAAACTCATAATATTGCTCTTACAAGTCAACCATCATTTGAGAGTCATACCTCCACTTTTTTCCAAAGCATGCCTCTTCTTCAAATCCTAGACTTGTCCCATACCAGAATAAGATGTTTACCACAATCTCTTTTTAAGTTGGTCCTCCtccaaaaattctttttaaaagttTGTGAACTTTTCATGGAGCTTCCACCTGAAGTTGGAGAACTAAGTCATCTTGAGGTACTTGATCTTGAAGGGACTGAAATCATAAATGTACCTGCTACTGTTGGGAAATTGACAAATTTGAGATGCTTGAAAGTGTCATTTTATGGGCATGATTACAACAGTAGAAGAAACTGCCAACTGGACAGAGTCATTCCCAATAATGTAATAGCCAATCTGCTTCAATTAGAAGAGTTAAGTATGGATGTGAATCCAGATGATGAGTGATGGAATGTGACCACCAAGGATATTGTAAAGGAAATTTGCAGCTTAAACCATTTGGAGATACTTAAATTTTACTTGCCAAAAGTTATACTTTTGAATGACTTGATGAGTACTGGTTTAAACTCGTCACTAGTGCACTACAGATTTACTATTGGCAGCTATATGAAGCGCATAATATCTCGACTACCAATTGAAGTTTTGGTCaaatttgaagaagaagaaagatgtTTGAAGTATGTGAATGGTGAAGGTGTCCCAACTGAAGTCAAGGAGCTACTCCAGCACATTACTGCATTATTCCTAGATCGTCATTTAAGCCTTGCCAGTTTATCAGAATTTGGgattgaaaatatgaagaatctAAAATTTTGTGTATTAGGGGAATGTGATGAGATTGGTACCATTGTAGATGCAAACAATAGAGATTTAGTACTCGAATCACTTGAGTACTTGAGTCTTTATTATATGAAGAATTTAAGTAGCATCTGGAGGGAGCCACTTGGTTGGAATTCTCTATCTAATCTAAAAGTTTTGGCACTGTATTCCTGTCCCCAATTGACTAGCATTTTGACCATACGTGTCCTTAAGATTGTCTACAACTTAGAGGAGCTTTTGGTTGAAGACTGCCCTGAAATCAATAGCATACTGACTCATGAAGTTGCAGCTGAAGATTTACCATTGTTGATGGGTTGCCTTCCAAACTTGAAGATATCACTTTATTACATGCCTAAATTGGTCACCATTTTTTGTGGTATATTGATTGCACCAAGCTTAGAATGGTTAAGCTTGTATGATTGCCCAAACCTCAAATCTCTTTCCCATGAGGAAGTTGGAAGCAATAATTTAAGGGTGATAATAGGAGAGGCAGACTGGTGGAGTACATTGAGGTGGGAAAAATCAGAATGTTTTCAGCCTTCTAAActggattctatcttttttccaATTGAAAGAGACACTGATTTCACGACAAGGTTAGCAGAAATCAATGATCAACTTCCAGCCCTGATGCAAGAGACAAAGCTTTCTCAACAGTCAGGTAGTTTttccatttctctttcttttgtttccgTGAAACAAGAGTGGGAAAGCACTAATTTCCTACAACATTTTTATTATGTGTCCAAATTTCCAAATCCATGTACATTTCTTTTCCTACTATCTCATATTTGGTATTCTTGTTGGCCATAATTGTCTATTAGAGACAGGTTCTGGAACAAGCTCAAAGCAGAAGCAAGTAGCTTAGAATTGTGAATCAATGCAGTGCTAGTTAAGCTTGAGCTACCATGGAACTGCTGCTTCTTCTAgctgaaaaaaagaaagagccAGTACTCGGGCATCTTTCAGTGAACAGCCACTCTCCGGACGGCAACCTGCTCATTCAAGCTTGAtgaatgaatggaaattaagcCTCAACTTGAAACTTTTCCAGGCCACTTGTGATTGTGTTAAACATTGATGCTTGTTTCTTTAGTTCTTTTATGTTATGCTTGGTTGTGAAGAAAAGGAAACTTAGGACCTTACAACTATGTTATGTTTCTATGATCTCTTTTGAGCAACATGCATGTGATATAGACTTGCTGTATGCTTCTGAGTTCAGATTTCAGAAGTGATATCCCTCAGTTTGATTTGTATTGACTTGACAATTGGCTTGTTTTATGTCATGTGCATCTCTAAGTTTGATTAGTATTGAAGTGAGAAATAGTTTGTGTTCTATGTCATTTGCTCTTGTTCTAGTAGTACCACACAATCCCCCTTCTTAATTTTGCTAGGAATGTTGATTTGAAAAGTTACCTTTTCAAAATGTTGTCAGGAATTAGACCCTTGATGGCCCTACAATCGAGGTTGGAATAAGCAAAGAATAAGTTATTGTTTATTTGAATACaccttcttattttttttaaatttgaggtagttaaattttttttaatatctcaaatttttaaataatttgtaaaattattactttttttttttacatctaatataaaagttattgttattatctaatattaaaattagaaaacaaaaaatatatacaaattaaataatttttttttcttattttgaaatcTACGCAAACTATTCAATCCTTCTTCCCAAAGGGAAACTTATCTTCCCTTCTTTCTGAAGGTTCTTGCTACTTTGTCTATCAGCAGCCGCGAACCATCACACTCTTTAACCACCTCCTTAGCGATTGATTCAATTGAGGGGAAAGAAAGGAGATGGCCCACTGTTGCCTGGAACATGTTCCAAGCATCATCAGGTGACAATCCTTCCACAAGGCTTAGCTCATGAAGTCCCATGTCATAACAAACACGATGGTATCTGCTTGCTATGATCACCTTGAAGTCATTCTGGTTATTTTGGATtcccattattattttatctggATCAATGATGTGACAGacttcatcaagaagaatcaaatACTTCATTCCCTGCAACTCTTCAAATGTTCCCCAATCATTTTCCATGTAAACAATGCCTTTCTTTTTCAGTTTTAGCTGTTGCATCAAATACTTCATGCTTGTTCAAGTTTTGCATTATTGTGCTTTTTGCAGCTCCTACTCTTCCCCAGATCCCAATCTTTCTTATATCTTTGTCCTCCAGATAACACAGTATGTCATGTACATATTTCTGAAATGATGAGTTGTCTTCGATTTTGAGCGCATTCCAAAGACTAAAAACTTGCTTACACTTCTCTGCTAGGTCTTTCCTAAGATCTGAATGCACCCAAAGGTATACCAATCTCCATGTTTACTTCTTGTATCTGGTTTCAAGCCATCTTCT comes from the Vitis vinifera cultivar Pinot Noir 40024 chromosome 12, ASM3070453v1 genome and includes:
- the LOC109123502 gene encoding probable disease resistance protein At5g63020: MKYLMQQLKLKKKGIVYMENDWGTFEELQGMKYLILLDEVCHIIDPDKIIMGIQNNQNDFKVIIASRYHRVCYDMGLHELSLVEGLSPDDAWNMFQATVGHLLSFPSIESIAKEVVKECDGSRLLIDKVARTFRKKGR